In Rattus norvegicus strain BN/NHsdMcwi chromosome 1, GRCr8, whole genome shotgun sequence, a genomic segment contains:
- the Nupr1 gene encoding nuclear protein 1 gives MATLPPTAHTSQQPVNIEDEDGILDEYDQYSLAQSYVVGGGRKGRTKREAAANTNRPSPGGHERKLLTKFQNSERKKAWR, from the exons ATGGCCACTTTGCCACCAACAGCCCACACTTCCCAGCAACCTGTAAACATAGAGGACGAAGATGGGATCCTGGATGAGTATGACCAGTACAGCCTGGCCCAATCTTATGTCG TCGGTGGAGGTCGGAAAGGACGTACCAAGAGAGAAGCTGCTGCCAACACCAACCGCCCCAGCCCTGGTGGGCATGAGAGGAAGCTGCTGACCAAGTTCCAGAACTCTGAAAGGAAAAAGGCCTGGCGCTGA